The nucleotide sequence TTGCACAAAAAGtatattgattttatataaaaaaaaaatatagattatCCATTTAATTAAATGAAGTTAATTtgggtaaaaaaattaaaataagcatCTTgtaagggtcttgctaaccaatgtcctaagggcaatggttaaggattCCATTAACAGAAACTTTTGTCTTAGAAAtacaagttttaatttttttcttaacaataattacaccatttttcaatacaaaccTATTTATTTTAGTACTTTAACCAATGCGCTAAGGACAATCGGTAGCATTTTCAATCTTGTAATCATCGATTTCATATTTTCTTAAGTAGCTAAAAAAGACAACAAAGAACAAACACAGCTATTTATGTTGATTCACCACCCACCTCTTAGCTACGTCTTCCAGCACCTTGGTGTTGAAGGATTTTCCACCATGTCACAAACAACCAACAACCACCATAACACTACTTCTGTCAATTGATTATACTCTGGTATTCTCAAACTTCTGGTTTAATACAATCAAGTATTTGAACTATTCAACCATTACTGAGATAATGTTTCAATGACATAGAAGAATATGTGATGCTACAAGAAAACTCTTGCAAAGAGAATAAAGAATTTCATTATTTTGAAGCCATTCTATACTTTTTGAAGGGAATtcatggaaaaataaaatagagtatTCTTTGAGCTGATTTGGTGCATAAGTTTGTCCGAAATGAGACGCGATAATTGTTTGCCGTTCAATAACAAAAATAGTAAaacgaaaaatatatatatcagagCCTGGTTTCGATCCAGGGACCTGTGGGTTATGGGCCCACCACGCTTCCGCTGCGCCACTctgatttcatattttttttttcttcaatttaatatatcattcttaaagaaactgctaataAATAAGAATGAATTGGGTTTGGGCTTATACAATTCGGCCCGTTAAAAACCTGATCCCTGATtttgcaaacaaaaaaataataaataaagctACTTGTTGAGAAGGTTAAACAGAAAATACAACTCACTCATTCATTGTCGTTCTGTGTTTGAAGATTGTCGTTTAAAGCACTCAACCTCTGAAAACTGCAATTTCCAAACCGAACGATATGGATCCCAAATTCACAGAAGTTTCTCAGTTGTTCGATCGTTTCAAAGCTGCTTTTCTCAGAAACGATTTCGATTCCGCTTCAAATCTCCTTTCCCAGCTTAAGGTAACACTCTAACCCTACTAAACCCTAGTTTCTTTCTTACCCTAATTTCAATGTTGTGGGTTGCTTTAGTTTTAGATcgttatattaaattaattatgtcaattttgatttaattagttaattcgtattaaaaaaatcaagaggGGTTGTTAGAAACTGTGTTTAATAAACCTTACTTATGGCAGCTTGATATAATATAGCTTCGATTTTTATTGACCCTGTTTGGGTTTAGCTTAGCTTATGGTagctttttttaattaaaatatgtttatgattCTTTACTTATGAAAAAGTTTTTATAAGGCAGATGGCATGATagatgttttgaaaaaaaaaaaaaattgatgtagaaGTTAATCACAACTTATACCAGAAACTGTTGGAAAAACTTATAGATATTCTTGTGAAGTAAAATGGTTGTGGGTTGATTCAGTGTGAGACCGTTAATATCTATAAGAAAAACATATAGATATTACTGTCACACCCACATAAGTGTTTGTGAGAAACAGGGGTTTACTCTTGATTGGTACTGGTTGAGGTGAATTTTTGTGTTCtagatttgaaatttaaaatatgcaGCCTAAAAAGAACAGATTTAGTGGTATGGTAGGTTGTTGGGTGGTCAATTTGGGAGTTTCTCTTCAAATCCAAACACCCAATAGAAAGGAAACTCTTGCTTTGAAAGCATTGTGTCTTGATACTTGTTAGTTATTGGGCTTATAGGATGACTTCGAGCAGCTTGAATTCATAGCTCTGGTTTATATTGACCCAGTTAGGATTTAGCTTCTAGCTTATgggatttttttgtttgaataagtTTATGAATTGTGATTCTTTACCTATGAGAAAGGCCTTAAAAGGTAAGAACagagtttttgaaaaaaattgagatgTAGAAGTTAATTACAACTTATACAAGAAACTGTTGTTTAATAAACTCAGTTATTGTAGGGTTCCTTATCGTTTAGTTTTCCATAATTATTTGTCGAGAATTTTGTCCAAACTGGCTCATAGTCTTTAAAATAGCACCTAATTGCAGTTGCttatttctgttttttcaaTTCTCAATGTAACTTTTTAGTGGCATTTTTCACTTGCAGGTGTTACTAACAGGGTTCAGAAGCCTTCCACCCTTGTTTGCAGATACACCTAATGCAGTTCAAGAGCTAACTATTGCAAGTAATACTCTTCATTCCATTCAGTTTCTATGGTGTTTTTTTACTCTTTCTTTGTTCATTCTCCAGCGTTGTTTTCTTAcccctatttttttaaataaaagaagatCCACCTTATCAAATATCATATGAGTGAATCTTAAATTAGGTTGTATTTTAAATGACATTTTAATGGATCATCCTGGCTATGAGCTCTTTGTGATATAAATTTGAATTATTCTTTCATACCTCCTGTCATAGTTGGAAGTGGATCCTGTTTTGTTCTTCAAAGCATGGCAGTAGGATAGATAACCTTTCTGTCTGGTTTAAGGTGGAATTTCAAGTTAGCGTACTGCATGACAAAACTGTATATTAGAAGAGAcaagaaaatagtttttatttctaaaattggAAGTGAGATAGATAACTTTTCTATCTGGTTGTGCTGGAATTGCAAATTAGCAAGTAATATTCTTCATTCAAATCAGTTGCTCTGGTCTTTTTCCCTTTCTCTTTGTTCATTCTCCTGCATTGTTTTCTAATCCgtattttttgttattagtAATAAAAGAAGATAAACTTCATCAAATATCATATGAGTGAATCTTAAATTAAATTAGGTTGGAAGTGGATCTTGTTTTGTTCTTCAAACCATGGTAGTAAGAAAGATAGATAAATTTTTCTATCTGGTTGTTGTGGAACTGCAAGTTAACCTTTGTCTTGCTGCATGACAAATACTGTATTTTAGAGGAGACAAAAAATACAAGtgtttttatactaaaattGGAAACTGTTTGATGCTTCAAGTTCAGTGTAATAAAATGATGAGCCATTTTCCATATcaattatacaaaataaaatactgaAAACTTTTCTCCCATGACTCGATCATATTAATTAGAATGAATAAGATAATAACTGCTTGTCAGGTGAATAGGAAAAAGTTGCTAGCTATTAGTTCTTTGtctgaaatgtttttttttcttgttgttgaaAATTTTCAGGGGATATATACGAACATGCCGTTGTCCTTAGTGTAAAAATTGAGGATCAAGATGCCTTTGAAAGAGATTTCTTTCAATTGAAACCTTACTACACTGATGCACGGTAAATGATTCTTGCCCCTTTGTTTACAAGTACACAATATATGTTTCTAATCTCAGACTGTTGAATCCGGATCTAAAACAATAGACATGTCCTGATCACTTAACAATTGCCTTATAGTATATTACCTTGTAGTATATACCAAGAAACGTGAAAGTATTATGTATAACAGACTGTGATTCTATATCCAACTCATTATTTGCTTTCTTGTTGAGCTATTGTAATTTATGGTGACTTTTCATGTGTTGCAGTAATCGTCTTCCCCAATCTCCTCAGGAGTACCCAATACTTGGTCTCAACCTGTTGAGACTTCTTGTGCAGAATAGGATTGCTGAATTCCATACTGAATTGGAATTGCTTTCATCCACGGCTCTGGAGAATCCTTGTATTAAGCACGCTGTGGAGTTGGAGCAATCCTTTATGGAAGGGGCATACAACCGTGTCTTGAGTGCTCGACAGACAGTACCACATGAAACATATGTGTATTTCATGGATCTTTTGGCAAAGACCATCAGGTAATAATTGTTGTCAATATTTCTTATAGCCTACCTGATGATTGAACTCAGCTGTTAAATTGGAACTccatctatttatttttgttacttCTGAAGTTGGACTTGGTTACTTTGTTTTTATCGTTCTCCTCGAAACTAATTTCTCAAACATAATTACTATAAACTTAAAGATATCTGTAGTATTGAAGTCTATTTTTTCGTAGTTCCTGCAATGAAAATTTGGCCGAAGCACAAAATCATTATTATAACCTTGAAGCTCGCACACCTCTGTTGTATAATGTTTTTCCATATTTGCACATCCATGTCAATTTGCTAACTAGTTTGTATCTTTAAACGTTCAGAGATGAGATAGCAGGATGCAGTGAGAAGGCATATGACTATCTTTCAATTAATGATGCTAAGCAGATGTTGCTGTTCACCAAAGACCAGGAACTCTTGGAATATATTAAGGAGGTGAGAAATGTCACTGTACATTGATGTTGTATAGTAAATATTAATTTCTGCCGTGAATGCGTAATTTTATCTTCTACGTTTCATGTTTCCAATCTACATTGCTCCTTTGCTTTTACTTGATAAGCCTGAATCTCTTTGCACGACATTGTTTTGTTCTCCGGTTCTAAAATTGGTATATCTACTGATTGCAGGAGCACCCTGAATGGGAAATCAAGAACGGTTCTGTCTATTTTCAAAAGGCAAAGGATTCTGCACCTTGCAAAGAAATACCCTCCCTGCAACTCATCAACCAAACACTTAGTTATGCTAGGGAGTTGGAGAGGATTGTCTGAAAAGAAATGGATGCAATGGCTTTTGTGTTTTCCAAGATTGCTAATACTGTCTAATGAAATTGTTTAGTTCTGATTCAGTGTGGAACTGTAAAATGACTATTCTCTTTATTTTGTTCATCTAGGTGCTGTATTGTTCCTTTGTGtacccttttctttcttctttacagTGCTCAAAATCATTCTATACTTGTGTTGACTACttgatgaatttcaaatccATTGTAAGGTTCATATTCAAATGAGGGTGATATGAATTTATTGCAGCCTTGTATTCTTTGATCACTTCAGAAAATTTAGAATGGTGGTGCGCAAGGCTGGTCGGATTTTCTGAAACGAATTACGGCCAATCATTTCATTTGCTAACTTGTTGTTGATTAAAGATTATCTTTGGATACATTATAATGAAGAGTGTGTGGATGAATGAAATGgagtccctaaaaaaattgaatgaaatgggGTGAAATAGAACtgaacttacattttagttcgttgatattatttgatgtgGCGAAGCAAAGTTCTCAATTTTAGTGTATGAAAAAATAGTGaatgttgtaccaaaaaagaaaaagaaaatagtgaatgaaattgatgctcttttttctttttttacgtGGATGAAATATA is from Medicago truncatula cultivar Jemalong A17 chromosome 1, MtrunA17r5.0-ANR, whole genome shotgun sequence and encodes:
- the LOC11438262 gene encoding 26S proteasome non-ATPase regulatory subunit 8 homolog A, which codes for MDPKFTEVSQLFDRFKAAFLRNDFDSASNLLSQLKVLLTGFRSLPPLFADTPNAVQELTIARDIYEHAVVLSVKIEDQDAFERDFFQLKPYYTDARNRLPQSPQEYPILGLNLLRLLVQNRIAEFHTELELLSSTALENPCIKHAVELEQSFMEGAYNRVLSARQTVPHETYVYFMDLLAKTIRDEIAGCSEKAYDYLSINDAKQMLLFTKDQELLEYIKEEHPEWEIKNGSVYFQKAKDSAPCKEIPSLQLINQTLSYARELERIV